Proteins from a genomic interval of Macaca thibetana thibetana isolate TM-01 chromosome 17, ASM2454274v1, whole genome shotgun sequence:
- the ALG11 gene encoding GDP-Man:Man(3)GlcNAc(2)-PP-Dol alpha-1,2-mannosyltransferase, translating into MADGERSWYLCKLLRFFYSLFFPGLIVCGTLCVCLVIVLWGIRLLLQRKKKLVSTSKNGKNQMVIAFFHPYCNAGGGGERVLWCALRALQKKYPEAVYVVYTGDVNVSGQQILEGAFRRFNIRLIHPVQFVFLRKRYLVEDSLYPHFTLLGQSLGSIFLGWEALMQCVPDVYIDSMGYAFTLPLFKYIGGCQVGSYVHYPTISTDMLSVVKNQNIGFNNPAFITRNPFLSKVKLIYYYLFAFIYGLVGSCSDVVMVNSSWTLNHILSLWKVGNCTNIVYPPCDVQTFLDIPLHEKKMTPGHLLVSVGQFRPEKNHPLQIRAFAKLLNKKMVESSPSLKLVLIGGCRNKDDELRVNQLRRLSEDLGVQEYVEFKINIPFDELKNYLSEATIGLHTMWNEHFGIGVVECMAAGTIILAHNSGGPKLDIVVPHEGDITGFLAESEEDYAETIAHILSMSAEKRLQIRKSARASVSRFSDQEFEVTFLSSVEKLFK; encoded by the exons gtttttttattcattattcttCCCTGGGCTAATTGTATGTGGaactttatgtgtgtgtttggtcATTGTCCTTTGGGGAATCAGACTGCtgctacagagaaagaaaaaattagtgtcAACTagcaaaaatgggaaaaatcaaATGGTGATTGCATTTTTTCATCCATACTGCAATGCtggtggaggaggagaaagagtttTATGGTGTGCTTTAAGAGCCCTGCAGAAAAA GTATCCTGAAGCAGTTTATGTTGTTTATACCGGCGATGTTAATGTCAGCGGTCAACAGATACTAGAAGGTGCTTTCAGAAGATTTAACATCAGATTAATTCACCCAGtgcagtttgtttttttaaggaaacGCTATCTTGTGGAAGATTCACTGTATCCTCACTTCACACTGCTGGGCCAAAGTCTAGGATCCATTTTTCTCGGCTGGGAAGCTCTAATGCAGTGTGTTCCTGATGTTTACATCGATTCAATGGGATATGCTTTTACACTTCCTCTGTTTAAGTATATAGGGGGTTGCCAAGTTGGAAGCTATGTTCATTATCCCACTATCAGCACCGACATGCTCTCTGTAGTGAAGAATCAAAATATTGGATTTAATAATCCAGCCTTCATTACCAGGAATCCTTTTCTCAGCAAAGTAAAGCTCATCTACtactatttatttgcttttatttatggACTTGTTGGTTCTTGCAGTGATGTAGTCATGGTCAATTCTTCTTGGACACTAAACCATATTCTCTCACTATGGAAAGTTGGGAATTGCACTAACATTGTTTATCCACCCTGTGATGTGCAGACATTTCTGGATATTCCCTTACATGAGAAAAAGATGACTCCAGGACATTTGCTGGTTTCTGTTGGCCAGTTTAGGCCGGAAAAGAATCATCCATTGCAGATCAGAGCCTTTGCTAAATTGCTGAATAAGAAGATGGTTGAGTCATCTCCTTCTCTTAAACTTGTCCTCATTGGAGGTTGTCGTAACAAAGATGATGAACTTAGGGTAAACCAACTGAGAAGGCTCTCTGAGGATTTAGGAGTTCAAGaatatgtggaatttaaaataaacattccaTTTGATGAATTAAAGAATTATTTGTCTGAAGCAACAATTGGTCTGCATACCATGTGGAACGAGCATTTTGGGATTG gaGTTGTGGAGTGTATGGCAGCTGGCACAATTATCCTTGCACACAATTCAGGGGGCCCAAAGCTTGACATTGTCGTTCCTCACGAAGGAGATATAACTGGCTTTCTGGCTGAGAGTGAAGAAGACTATGCTGAAACTATCGCTCACATTCTTTCCATGTCTGCAGAAAAGAGACTCCAAATCAGAAAAAGTGCTCGTGCATCTGTAAGCAGATTCTCTGATCAGGAATTTGAAGTGACATTCCTATCATCTGTGGAAAAGTTATTTAAGTAA